In one window of Desulforhabdus amnigena DNA:
- a CDS encoding efflux RND transporter periplasmic adaptor subunit, protein MFLSGIPFLSGCSKEVSGEGKGGDPRKNVAVPVLVAPVVEKSVPVELRAIGNVQAYATVAVKAQVTGELTSVQFKEGQEVKKGDLLFTIDPRPFEAKLKQAEANLAKERAQMQNARRQAQRYGSVARKGYVSAEQYDQVAANAEALEASVRADEAAVESARLELKYCSIRSPLDGIAGAVKMDRGNIVKASDKDNVLVVINQVRPIYVCFSVPEQHLPQLKKHMATRKLEVLATIPGEEDHPSRGELSFLDNTVDMATGTIQLKATFSNADKVLWPGQFVNVLLKLTTQEGALVVPGEAIQTGQDGPYVYVVKPDLTVEYRPVVLGRSTENAVVVEKGISVGEKVVMEGQLRLAPGMQVKIVDEEAGRSEENHP, encoded by the coding sequence GTGTTTTTGAGTGGGATTCCATTTCTTTCGGGCTGTTCCAAGGAAGTTTCGGGGGAGGGGAAGGGAGGAGATCCCAGGAAGAATGTGGCGGTGCCCGTGCTCGTGGCCCCTGTCGTGGAAAAGTCTGTCCCCGTGGAGCTTCGCGCCATCGGGAATGTTCAGGCGTATGCCACCGTTGCCGTCAAGGCCCAGGTGACGGGAGAGCTGACTTCCGTTCAATTCAAGGAGGGACAGGAAGTCAAGAAAGGGGATCTCCTTTTCACCATTGATCCACGCCCCTTTGAAGCGAAGCTCAAACAGGCCGAAGCCAACCTGGCCAAAGAGAGGGCGCAGATGCAGAATGCGCGCAGGCAGGCGCAGCGCTACGGTTCGGTAGCCCGGAAAGGTTACGTGTCGGCAGAGCAATATGATCAAGTCGCGGCCAATGCGGAGGCTTTGGAAGCGAGTGTTCGCGCCGACGAAGCGGCCGTGGAAAGTGCAAGGCTGGAACTCAAATACTGCTCCATTCGCTCGCCCCTGGACGGCATAGCCGGTGCCGTCAAAATGGATCGGGGCAATATCGTCAAAGCCAGCGACAAGGACAATGTCCTTGTCGTCATCAATCAGGTCCGTCCTATTTATGTGTGTTTTTCCGTTCCTGAACAGCATCTTCCTCAATTGAAGAAACATATGGCGACCCGCAAGCTTGAGGTTCTCGCCACCATTCCTGGAGAAGAGGACCATCCTTCCCGTGGAGAGCTTTCTTTTTTAGACAATACCGTGGACATGGCCACGGGCACCATACAGCTCAAGGCGACCTTTTCCAATGCGGACAAGGTCCTGTGGCCAGGGCAGTTCGTGAATGTGCTGTTGAAACTCACCACTCAGGAAGGTGCCCTGGTGGTTCCCGGTGAAGCGATACAGACCGGCCAGGATGGTCCTTATGTCTACGTGGTGAAACCCGATCTCACCGTGGAATACCGTCCCGTCGTTCTCGGGCGTTCCACGGAAAACGCAGTGGTTGTGGAGAAAGGGATCAGCGTGGGGGAAAAGGTCGTCATGGAAGGACAGTTGAGATTGGCCCCCGGAATGCAAGTCAAAATTGTTGATGAAGAGGCCGGCCGGAGCGAGGAAAACCACCCATGA
- the cas5c gene encoding type I-C CRISPR-associated protein Cas5c — protein sequence MSAEALKSRTFRLKVWGKNACFTRPEMKVERVSYDVMTPSAARGILEAILWKPAIRWQVTQIDVLNPIRWTSVRRNEVGAVMSPRTNGLFVEEQRQQRAGLFLRDVAYVIHTFFEMTAKAGAEDNVKKFEEMFLRRAQKGQCFHRPYLGCREFAAYFEPLADAGEEPQTIDENRDLGFMLYDMDHSGAEPMPMWFRAQIQNGRVHVPPLNSAEVRR from the coding sequence ATGAGTGCAGAAGCGTTGAAGAGCCGAACGTTTCGCCTCAAGGTGTGGGGGAAAAACGCTTGCTTTACCCGCCCGGAGATGAAGGTGGAGCGAGTTTCCTACGATGTTATGACCCCATCGGCCGCCCGTGGCATCCTGGAGGCGATCTTATGGAAACCAGCTATACGCTGGCAGGTCACTCAAATCGATGTGCTCAACCCCATTCGCTGGACATCGGTGCGGCGCAACGAGGTGGGAGCGGTCATGTCTCCGCGCACAAACGGCCTTTTTGTCGAAGAGCAGCGGCAACAAAGGGCCGGCTTGTTCTTGCGCGATGTGGCTTATGTCATACACACCTTTTTTGAGATGACAGCAAAGGCCGGTGCCGAAGACAACGTCAAGAAGTTCGAGGAAATGTTCCTTCGCCGGGCACAAAAGGGGCAGTGCTTTCATCGCCCCTACCTTGGCTGCCGCGAGTTTGCAGCGTATTTTGAACCGTTGGCGGATGCAGGAGAAGAGCCTCAGACCATCGATGAAAATCGCGATCTTGGATTCATGCTCTATGACATGGATCACTCCGGCGCGGAGCCTATGCCGATGTGGTTCCGAGCGCAGATCCAGAACGGGCGGGTGCATGTACCCCCGTTGAACAGTGCGGAGGTGCGACGATGA
- the cas3 gene encoding CRISPR-associated helicase Cas3', translated as MFNEPIAHITEDGRVHTLREHLFNTAARSADFASVFGFRQWGRLCGLWHDLGKYSQAFQDKLKAAAGGEAHLEAKARVDHSTAGGLYAVEQFKMAGRLFAYIAAGHHAGLPDWEADRTGLAALSQRLLNKDLLASALAGNIPAEILEQPFPEEKPAGRDPAFWLRMLFSCVVDADFLDTEEFFEPEKAARRTGYPTLSELHDSFKAYMVDKQAGARDTKVNRIRAGILASCIEKAKDSPGIFSLTVPTGGGKTLSSMAFALHHAAVHGQRRIIYVIPYTSIIEQTADQFRQIFGDAVVEHHSNFDAAGVEGETPRSRLACENWDAPIIVTTNVQFFESLFASRTSRCRKLHNIAGSVVILDEAQLLPPEFLRPILKALDELRKHYGVTVLLCTATQPALGPHKASGFTFEGLEGIREVMEDPANLYNSLKRVEVKLPENIHEPETWENLAEELTRQPSVLCIVNRRDDCRILWSLMPKDTFHLSALMCGAHRSDKIARIKARLDGGLPTRVVSTQLVEAGVDLDFPAVYRAMAGLDSIAQAAGRCNREGLMEKGTLTVFIPPSRPPVGVLRQAAGIGTRLLGENVTDPLAPHRFTAFFRELYWLQGEERLDAQNILKELKPDRELRFSFRSAAEKFKLIDDTAQAPVIVTYGEEGAKLVGQLSSLGPERWLLRKLQRYVVNLPKHLHKRLLAEGAIREIHAGIYVQGHGALYNDDLGFCPEKSIIYDPDDLIG; from the coding sequence ATGTTTAACGAACCCATTGCTCATATCACAGAAGATGGCCGAGTGCACACGCTCAGGGAACATCTTTTCAATACTGCGGCACGATCCGCCGACTTTGCATCCGTCTTCGGTTTTCGCCAATGGGGCCGGCTGTGCGGCCTGTGGCATGATCTCGGCAAATACTCCCAGGCATTTCAAGACAAGCTCAAGGCGGCCGCCGGAGGTGAAGCGCACCTGGAGGCCAAAGCCCGGGTTGATCATTCCACGGCCGGCGGGCTTTACGCCGTGGAACAGTTCAAAATGGCCGGGCGCTTGTTTGCCTACATCGCTGCCGGCCATCACGCCGGGCTGCCCGACTGGGAAGCCGACCGCACGGGCCTTGCGGCGCTCTCTCAGCGCCTGTTGAACAAGGATCTCCTTGCCTCCGCCCTGGCGGGTAATATTCCGGCTGAAATTCTCGAACAGCCGTTTCCCGAAGAAAAACCTGCTGGACGTGATCCGGCCTTTTGGCTGCGCATGCTCTTTTCCTGCGTTGTAGATGCAGATTTTCTCGACACGGAAGAGTTTTTCGAACCGGAAAAGGCTGCTCGGCGCACCGGGTATCCTACCTTGTCGGAACTGCACGATTCCTTCAAAGCATACATGGTCGACAAACAGGCGGGGGCACGAGACACCAAGGTCAACCGAATCCGCGCCGGCATACTGGCCAGTTGCATTGAAAAGGCAAAGGACTCCCCTGGAATTTTCAGCCTGACTGTTCCAACCGGCGGAGGAAAAACGCTTTCCTCCATGGCCTTTGCCCTGCACCACGCTGCCGTCCATGGGCAACGACGGATCATTTACGTGATTCCGTATACCAGTATCATCGAACAAACGGCCGATCAGTTCCGGCAGATTTTCGGTGATGCCGTGGTGGAACATCACAGCAACTTCGATGCAGCCGGTGTTGAGGGAGAAACCCCTCGGTCGCGACTTGCCTGCGAAAATTGGGATGCACCCATCATCGTCACCACCAACGTACAGTTTTTCGAGTCGCTTTTTGCCAGCCGTACCAGCCGATGCCGTAAATTGCACAATATTGCCGGCAGCGTGGTCATATTGGACGAAGCCCAACTCCTGCCCCCTGAATTCCTCAGACCGATACTCAAGGCCCTGGACGAACTGCGCAAACACTATGGCGTGACCGTCCTGCTCTGCACCGCGACTCAGCCAGCCCTCGGCCCGCACAAGGCTTCAGGTTTCACCTTTGAAGGGTTGGAAGGCATTCGTGAGGTCATGGAAGATCCCGCCAACCTTTATAACAGCCTGAAACGGGTTGAAGTGAAGTTGCCAGAGAATATCCACGAACCCGAAACATGGGAAAATCTGGCCGAGGAACTGACCCGGCAGCCCTCGGTGCTCTGCATCGTCAACCGCCGGGATGACTGCCGCATCCTCTGGTCCCTCATGCCCAAGGACACTTTCCATCTTTCCGCCCTAATGTGCGGCGCTCACCGTTCCGATAAGATTGCCAGGATCAAGGCGCGACTGGATGGCGGACTGCCCACCCGCGTCGTCAGCACCCAACTGGTCGAGGCGGGAGTCGATCTGGACTTTCCGGCTGTCTACCGGGCCATGGCGGGGCTGGATTCCATTGCACAAGCCGCCGGCCGCTGCAACCGTGAAGGTTTGATGGAAAAGGGCACGCTGACTGTTTTCATCCCACCTAGCCGTCCGCCGGTCGGTGTTCTAAGGCAGGCGGCCGGGATCGGGACGCGATTGCTCGGTGAAAATGTGACGGACCCTCTGGCGCCCCACCGTTTCACGGCCTTTTTCCGTGAACTCTACTGGCTGCAAGGTGAAGAGCGGCTGGATGCCCAAAACATTTTGAAAGAGTTGAAACCCGACAGGGAGTTGCGTTTCAGCTTTCGCAGCGCAGCGGAGAAATTTAAGCTCATAGACGATACCGCTCAGGCCCCGGTTATCGTCACCTACGGCGAAGAGGGTGCAAAGCTGGTCGGCCAATTGTCCAGTCTAGGGCCTGAACGCTGGCTGCTTCGCAAACTACAGCGTTATGTGGTCAATCTGCCTAAACACCTGCACAAGCGATTGCTTGCAGAAGGCGCCATCCGTGAAATTCATGCCGGAATTTACGTCCAGGGACACGGTGCCCTTTACAATGATGATTTAGGGTTCTGCCCTGAGAAATCCATTATTTACGACCCAGATGATCTGATAGGGTAA
- a CDS encoding acyl-CoA thioesterase, with protein sequence MKGKRVSESSVIMAQKMNPQDANPAGNVHGGVIMRLIDIAGGVVAMRHGRSNAVTASIDRLSFHHPVYVGDLVTLKASLSMVGRSSMEVGVRVEAENIITGEVRHTASAYLTYVSLDEKGRPKEVPPLILETEEERRRNLEAKARKELRLLEKRNEEHYQGSGFSSALSKQDYRKIE encoded by the coding sequence ATGAAGGGGAAAAGGGTCAGCGAAAGCAGTGTCATCATGGCTCAGAAAATGAACCCGCAAGATGCAAATCCCGCCGGCAACGTCCATGGAGGCGTCATCATGAGGCTCATCGATATTGCCGGTGGAGTGGTGGCCATGCGGCACGGACGCAGCAATGCCGTTACCGCATCCATCGACCGGCTGAGCTTTCATCATCCGGTGTATGTGGGAGACCTTGTTACGCTGAAAGCGAGTTTGAGCATGGTGGGGAGGTCTTCCATGGAGGTCGGGGTACGAGTAGAGGCTGAAAACATCATCACCGGCGAGGTCCGGCATACGGCTTCAGCTTATCTCACTTACGTTTCTCTGGATGAGAAGGGACGTCCCAAAGAGGTTCCCCCTCTCATTCTGGAGACGGAAGAAGAACGCCGGCGCAACCTGGAAGCGAAAGCAAGAAAGGAATTGCGGCTCCTTGAAAAGAGGAATGAGGAACACTACCAGGGCAGCGGATTCAGTTCTGCCCTCTCCAAACAAGACTATAGAAAAATAGAGTAG
- a CDS encoding aminotransferase class I/II-fold pyridoxal phosphate-dependent enzyme → MKVPPFRLERYFAEHEFNAPFLLCCSDCESLTVKELLALEPGAMEGLQDLWLGYTESQGGAALRQRIAGLYNTISPEDILVHAGAEEAIFNFMNVTLERGDHVIVHAPCYQSLSDVAASIGCQVTEWKASRERDWELDLDVLRKNLKPHTKAVIINCPHNPTGYLMDRETFQELVRLSREHGFIIFSDEVYRGLEYLESDRLPALCDVDERGVSLGVMSKSFGLAGLRIGWIATRNADLRRKMAAFKDYTTICSSAPSEYLATVALKHADFLISRNLRIIGGNLQLLDAFFERNGTLFRWVPPKAGPLAFPGLSDAVNVEAFCRDVLQKAGVLLLPGTIFGKEYNHFRIGFGRANLPECIEKFEDYLNRYRPRG, encoded by the coding sequence GTGAAAGTTCCGCCGTTTCGATTGGAGAGGTATTTTGCAGAGCATGAATTCAACGCACCCTTCCTGCTTTGCTGTTCGGATTGTGAAAGCCTGACGGTCAAAGAACTTCTTGCCTTAGAACCCGGAGCGATGGAAGGTTTGCAGGACCTTTGGCTCGGCTACACCGAATCCCAGGGGGGAGCGGCGCTGAGGCAGCGGATTGCCGGCCTTTACAACACGATTTCTCCCGAGGACATTCTTGTGCATGCGGGGGCGGAGGAGGCGATCTTCAACTTCATGAACGTTACCCTCGAACGGGGAGATCACGTCATCGTGCATGCTCCCTGTTACCAGTCTCTTTCCGATGTGGCCGCGTCTATCGGCTGCCAGGTGACCGAATGGAAAGCATCCAGGGAAAGAGACTGGGAGCTGGACCTGGACGTCCTGCGCAAGAATCTGAAACCCCATACGAAAGCGGTGATCATCAATTGTCCTCACAATCCCACCGGCTACCTCATGGACCGTGAGACCTTTCAGGAACTGGTCAGGCTGTCCCGAGAGCATGGTTTTATCATCTTTTCTGACGAAGTCTACCGCGGACTGGAATATTTGGAAAGCGACCGTTTGCCCGCCTTGTGCGATGTGGATGAGCGGGGAGTTTCTCTGGGGGTGATGTCCAAGAGTTTTGGCCTGGCCGGACTTCGCATCGGATGGATTGCAACGCGTAATGCGGACCTGAGGCGGAAAATGGCCGCTTTCAAAGATTACACGACCATCTGTAGCAGTGCTCCCAGCGAATACCTGGCAACCGTTGCCCTGAAACATGCGGATTTTCTGATTTCCAGGAATTTGCGGATCATCGGCGGAAACCTGCAATTGTTGGACGCATTCTTCGAAAGGAATGGGACTCTGTTCCGGTGGGTCCCCCCCAAGGCCGGTCCCCTTGCATTTCCCGGGCTTTCAGATGCCGTCAATGTCGAGGCTTTCTGCCGGGATGTGCTGCAGAAAGCCGGTGTCCTTCTCCTGCCTGGAACTATTTTCGGTAAGGAATACAACCACTTCCGTATAGGGTTCGGTAGGGCGAATCTGCCGGAATGCATTGAAAAATTCGAGGATTACCTGAACCGCTACAGACCGCGGGGATAG
- a CDS encoding DMT family transporter, protein MKKRTLRADILLILTATIWGFAFVAQRVGMDYVGPFTFNAVRFALGSLSLIPLLLFNHRQEIKYRKILPGRNRKMSLSAGCFAGLALYLGASLQQVGLIYTTAGKAGFITGLYVVIVPIMGLFWRQRPELGTWAGALLAAVGLYLLSVTGKFTISYGDLLVLAGAFFWASHVHLVGWFSARVGSIKLAFLQFAVCSFLSFITAFAVESISLQSILRGLLPILYGGFMSVGIAYTLQVVAQQEANPAHASIILSLESVFAAVGGWILLSETLPVRGLIGCGLMLSGMLLSQFNITADSLRTFMKAFPTRTTST, encoded by the coding sequence ATGAAAAAACGAACTCTTAGAGCTGATATTCTCCTTATTTTGACAGCAACGATCTGGGGATTTGCTTTCGTCGCTCAGCGTGTGGGTATGGATTATGTGGGTCCGTTCACCTTCAATGCCGTGCGGTTTGCTCTGGGCAGTCTGTCTCTCATTCCCCTTCTTCTTTTCAATCACAGGCAGGAAATCAAGTATCGGAAGATTCTCCCCGGCAGAAATAGAAAAATGAGCCTGTCGGCAGGATGTTTTGCGGGCCTTGCCCTTTACCTGGGCGCATCGTTGCAGCAGGTGGGGCTCATCTATACAACGGCGGGCAAGGCGGGCTTCATTACGGGGCTTTACGTCGTTATCGTGCCGATCATGGGCCTCTTTTGGAGACAGCGGCCTGAACTGGGGACCTGGGCCGGAGCCCTTCTCGCCGCCGTGGGACTCTACCTGCTCAGCGTTACGGGGAAATTCACGATTTCCTACGGGGACCTGCTGGTGCTCGCCGGAGCCTTTTTCTGGGCGTCTCATGTTCACCTGGTGGGGTGGTTTTCGGCCAGGGTGGGATCCATCAAGCTTGCTTTCCTGCAATTTGCCGTCTGCTCGTTTTTGAGTTTTATTACGGCGTTTGCCGTGGAATCTATTTCCCTTCAGAGTATCTTACGGGGGTTGCTGCCCATTCTGTATGGAGGGTTCATGTCCGTTGGGATCGCTTATACCCTGCAGGTGGTCGCGCAACAGGAAGCCAACCCCGCCCATGCCTCGATCATTTTGAGCCTGGAATCGGTTTTCGCGGCCGTCGGGGGATGGATTCTGCTGAGCGAAACCCTTCCTGTGCGAGGGTTGATCGGGTGCGGGCTTATGCTCTCCGGGATGCTTCTTTCTCAGTTCAACATCACCGCCGATTCTTTAAGAACCTTTATGAAGGCTTTTCCCACCAGAACAACTTCTACTTGA
- a CDS encoding MDR family MFS transporter, with amino-acid sequence MKNPKAVHHERGRKIHPELSPSEGVDSAKPHLMDGKTRMLVIVASLLALFLGALDALVVGAAMPTIVAELGGLSLYSWVFSSYLLARAISLPIFGKLCDLFGSKKLYIAAIAIFVVSSILAGAARSMTQLIVFRALQGIGAGGNFALAYIVVADLSSPEKRGKMMGFISFVWGIASLMGPAMGGFIVSYWSWPWIFYINVPVGGLALLGIMFYLKDTHRGKADGTVDYAGALTLSAAVLGLLTAFMLAGRTYTWLSPQILCLLGVSAAAVAAFIHVERKAKDPILELSFFRIPGFSLGNAGAFFSSFAIFSLSSFSPLFIQGALGKTPAQLGVAMIPLSLGWSAGALLCGQLVRHPHEKSFSLLGAVTLVVSSGLTLTFSPSTSLPACALVFGLAGLGMGFVSIATLLIVQRSLEPSDLGVATSSHQFARTLGGTVGIGVAGSFVTERITQSMDTMMRSPLGSVVPESLAAQLTENVQSLFQPEIQAVLPEAVLNALQGAVGQGMEMVFLAVFGASLVSLFFCLFLPAFKRSS; translated from the coding sequence ATGAAGAATCCCAAAGCGGTACACCACGAGAGGGGACGCAAAATCCACCCCGAGCTTTCACCTTCAGAGGGAGTGGACTCAGCGAAGCCCCATCTCATGGACGGCAAGACCCGCATGCTGGTCATCGTCGCTTCTCTGCTGGCCCTTTTTCTCGGCGCCCTGGACGCACTGGTGGTGGGGGCGGCCATGCCCACCATCGTTGCGGAGCTTGGGGGGCTCTCCCTCTACAGCTGGGTGTTTTCCTCCTACCTGCTTGCCCGGGCTATATCCCTGCCCATTTTCGGGAAACTCTGCGATCTTTTCGGAAGCAAGAAGCTTTACATCGCAGCCATCGCCATTTTTGTGGTGAGCTCCATTTTAGCGGGCGCCGCCCGGAGCATGACGCAGCTCATCGTGTTCCGGGCTCTCCAGGGGATCGGCGCGGGTGGAAATTTCGCTCTCGCCTATATCGTGGTCGCCGACCTCTCATCCCCGGAAAAGCGCGGCAAGATGATGGGATTCATCAGCTTTGTGTGGGGCATCGCCAGTCTGATGGGGCCTGCCATGGGGGGATTCATCGTCTCCTACTGGTCATGGCCCTGGATTTTTTATATCAATGTACCTGTAGGTGGGCTGGCACTCCTGGGAATCATGTTTTACCTCAAGGACACGCATCGCGGAAAGGCGGATGGCACCGTGGATTATGCAGGAGCGCTGACCCTGTCCGCGGCCGTTTTGGGGCTGCTCACGGCATTCATGCTCGCCGGGCGGACTTACACCTGGCTTTCACCACAGATCCTCTGCCTTTTGGGAGTGAGCGCCGCTGCGGTTGCCGCCTTCATTCATGTGGAGAGAAAGGCGAAAGACCCGATCCTGGAGCTTTCTTTTTTTCGCATTCCAGGATTCAGCCTGGGCAATGCGGGAGCCTTTTTCAGCAGCTTTGCCATTTTTTCTCTTTCATCGTTCAGCCCCTTGTTCATTCAGGGGGCTCTGGGGAAAACTCCCGCCCAACTGGGAGTGGCCATGATTCCCCTCAGTTTGGGCTGGTCGGCGGGAGCCCTGCTCTGCGGACAGTTGGTCAGGCATCCCCATGAAAAGAGTTTCAGCCTGCTGGGGGCTGTCACGCTTGTCGTGAGTTCCGGTCTGACTTTGACGTTTTCTCCATCCACCTCGCTTCCCGCATGTGCCCTGGTCTTCGGCCTGGCGGGACTGGGAATGGGGTTCGTATCCATAGCGACGCTCCTCATCGTGCAGCGCAGCCTGGAACCTTCGGACCTCGGAGTGGCCACATCCTCCCATCAGTTTGCGAGAACCCTGGGGGGAACTGTAGGAATCGGGGTTGCGGGGAGTTTCGTTACGGAACGCATCACTCAGTCTATGGATACCATGATGAGATCTCCTCTGGGCAGTGTGGTGCCGGAATCTCTTGCGGCCCAGCTTACGGAGAACGTTCAGAGTCTTTTTCAGCCGGAGATACAGGCAGTGCTTCCCGAAGCGGTACTGAATGCACTGCAGGGAGCGGTGGGGCAGGGTATGGAAATGGTTTTCCTGGCGGTTTTCGGCGCATCTCTCGTGAGCCTTTTTTTCTGCCTTTTTCTGCCGGCCTTTAAACGGTCGTCCTGA
- the cas8c gene encoding type I-C CRISPR-associated protein Cas8c/Csd1 has product MILQALAKYYDRLAEEGSVAPHGFKQVEIPFLIILNERGEFIELQDTRTPSGKKLLARTFLVPEERERAGPKAWQVSNQLWDHYGYVVAWPKSDSEEHKEMARKQHISFLSEVKKLHENYPDDIGIRAVYHFLNTGNFAAVFKHPLWNECIRIPGCNLTFKIEGQPQLVCESVSVKDFIATTGASTASDEDEGTLPEIEGNCLVCGEHAPVARLHRRTPIAGAKSNAKIVSFQKNMGFDSYDKLQSYNAPISKKAAFAYTTALNKVLAKNSRQKLFIGNDTAVFWAEKRHEIENVFANLFGEPAKGEPEQDYKSIVAMFRAPETGASPHLDPDTQFYILGLSPNAARIAVRFWYAGKVREVTDNIWHHFDDLEIVKGAKEWRSITLRSLLRTTALLEKDDNVPPNLAGDTMKAILAGTPYPQTLLAAAVRRCRAEQSKRDPNTGKLLENVPYPRAALIKAVLVRDSRFGTRFCNKNEKEVSMSLDPENTNAGYRLGRLFAVLEKIQEEANPGINATIRDRFYGSASATPVAAFPHLMKLKNHHLSKLENRGRAVNLEKMIGEIVDALNDFPAHLSLPDQGRFAVGYYHQRQAFFAK; this is encoded by the coding sequence ATGATTCTGCAAGCTCTGGCAAAATACTACGACCGTCTTGCTGAGGAGGGGAGCGTTGCTCCGCACGGATTCAAGCAAGTTGAGATCCCTTTTCTCATAATTCTTAACGAACGTGGCGAGTTTATCGAACTACAGGACACTCGCACCCCATCTGGCAAGAAGTTGCTGGCAAGAACTTTTTTGGTGCCAGAAGAACGAGAGCGCGCAGGTCCAAAAGCATGGCAGGTATCAAACCAGCTATGGGACCATTACGGCTATGTTGTTGCATGGCCTAAATCAGATAGCGAAGAACATAAGGAAATGGCACGTAAACAACATATCTCTTTTTTGTCTGAAGTGAAGAAACTGCATGAGAACTACCCTGATGATATAGGAATTAGAGCCGTCTATCATTTTCTTAATACTGGTAATTTCGCGGCAGTGTTCAAGCATCCACTGTGGAATGAATGTATAAGAATTCCCGGCTGCAATTTAACCTTCAAAATTGAAGGGCAACCGCAACTCGTTTGTGAAAGTGTGAGTGTCAAGGATTTTATTGCCACAACCGGCGCATCAACTGCGAGTGACGAAGATGAAGGTACTTTGCCGGAAATCGAAGGCAACTGCCTTGTGTGCGGCGAGCATGCACCTGTTGCTCGACTTCACCGAAGAACCCCCATCGCCGGCGCGAAGAGCAATGCAAAAATCGTTTCTTTCCAGAAGAACATGGGTTTTGACTCCTATGACAAGTTGCAAAGCTACAACGCCCCAATAAGCAAAAAGGCTGCTTTTGCCTATACAACTGCTCTTAATAAGGTTCTCGCCAAAAATTCGCGCCAAAAGCTCTTTATAGGAAACGACACTGCTGTCTTCTGGGCGGAGAAGAGGCACGAAATAGAGAACGTCTTCGCCAACCTTTTCGGTGAACCTGCCAAAGGTGAACCAGAACAAGACTATAAATCGATTGTGGCAATGTTCCGAGCTCCGGAGACCGGCGCATCGCCTCATCTCGATCCGGATACACAGTTTTACATTCTCGGCTTATCGCCCAATGCGGCACGCATTGCCGTGCGTTTCTGGTATGCAGGTAAAGTGCGAGAAGTCACCGACAATATTTGGCACCACTTTGACGACCTTGAAATAGTGAAAGGCGCAAAGGAATGGCGCTCAATTACTCTTCGCAGTCTTCTGCGGACGACGGCCTTGCTGGAAAAGGATGACAATGTTCCACCTAATCTCGCTGGCGATACTATGAAGGCCATTTTAGCAGGTACGCCCTATCCCCAGACCCTGCTCGCGGCTGCAGTGCGTCGCTGTCGGGCGGAGCAGTCCAAAAGAGACCCAAACACAGGAAAGCTTCTTGAGAATGTGCCCTATCCTCGCGCAGCACTCATCAAAGCTGTGCTGGTACGAGACAGTCGTTTCGGAACACGATTCTGCAACAAAAATGAAAAGGAGGTCAGTATGTCACTGGATCCCGAAAACACTAATGCCGGTTACCGGCTGGGTCGCTTGTTCGCCGTACTTGAAAAGATTCAAGAGGAAGCCAATCCCGGCATCAACGCCACCATTCGGGACCGCTTCTATGGTTCTGCTTCGGCCACCCCTGTGGCAGCCTTCCCCCATTTGATGAAGCTCAAGAACCATCACCTTTCCAAGCTGGAGAATCGGGGGCGGGCCGTCAACCTGGAAAAAATGATCGGAGAAATCGTGGACGCTCTCAACGACTTTCCGGCACACCTAAGTTTACCCGATCAGGGACGTTTCGCGGTCGGATACTACCATCAACGCCAAGCCTTCTTCGCTAAATGA
- a CDS encoding potassium channel family protein, translating into MNEIKIRLRIFVIFFFSLMVLGTVGFMLIEGATFLDSLYFTIVTMATVGYGDVHPVTEFGKVLALFVIIMGVGIFLGVVANATELMLSRRERESRLEKLNMVIGVFFSEVGTHLLRMFAHYDSRFSEIRKDLIITEEWTSKDFLTVTEHLKRYAFEVEPKRVDFENLLNFLMEKRGFMLRLLENPVLLEHEAFTELLRGVFHLTEELACRQDLRDLPDTDKAHLAGDIKRAYLLLLNQWLKYMEHLKTNYPYLYSLAMRTNPFDLKACPIVKK; encoded by the coding sequence ATGAACGAAATAAAAATCCGGCTCAGGATTTTTGTCATTTTCTTCTTTTCACTCATGGTCTTGGGTACGGTGGGTTTCATGCTCATCGAGGGTGCCACCTTCCTGGATTCTCTCTACTTCACCATTGTGACCATGGCGACGGTGGGCTACGGGGACGTACACCCCGTCACGGAATTCGGCAAGGTGCTTGCTCTTTTCGTGATCATCATGGGGGTGGGGATTTTCCTGGGAGTTGTCGCCAACGCCACCGAGCTGATGCTGAGCAGGCGGGAAAGGGAGTCGAGACTGGAAAAACTGAACATGGTGATCGGTGTTTTTTTCAGTGAAGTGGGGACGCACCTCCTGAGGATGTTCGCGCATTATGATTCCAGGTTCAGTGAAATCAGAAAGGATCTCATCATAACGGAAGAATGGACGTCCAAGGATTTTCTCACGGTTACCGAACACTTGAAGCGGTATGCGTTTGAAGTGGAGCCGAAGCGGGTCGATTTTGAAAACCTGCTGAACTTCCTCATGGAAAAGCGTGGTTTCATGCTGAGGCTCCTGGAAAATCCCGTATTGCTCGAACATGAAGCGTTCACGGAATTGCTGCGGGGAGTCTTTCACCTCACCGAAGAGCTTGCCTGTAGGCAGGATTTGCGGGATTTGCCCGATACCGACAAGGCGCACCTGGCAGGGGACATCAAAAGGGCCTACCTGCTTCTTCTCAATCAGTGGCTCAAATATATGGAACATCTGAAGACGAATTATCCCTATCTCTATTCCCTCGCCATGAGGACCAATCCTTTCGACCTGAAAGCTTGTCCCATCGTGAAGAAGTAG